The Struthio camelus isolate bStrCam1 chromosome 5, bStrCam1.hap1, whole genome shotgun sequence genome has a segment encoding these proteins:
- the STYX gene encoding serine/threonine/tyrosine-interacting protein isoform X1, whose product MELAKPAFPALPQAKEDSEDWTYPMRREMQEILPGLFLGPYSSAMKSKLPILQKHGITHVICIRQNIEANFIKPNFQQLFRYLVLDIADNPVENIIRFFPMTKEFIDGSLQSGGKVLVHGNAGISRSAALVIAYIMETFGVKYRDAFTYVQERRFCINPNAGFVHQLQEYEAIYLAKLTIQMMSPLQLERSLSVPPGTTGSLKRMHEEDEELGNMQVAAAQNG is encoded by the exons gattgGACCTATCCCATGAGAAGAGAGATGCAG GAAATTTTACCTGGGTTATTTTTAGGCCCATATTCTTCAGCTATGAAAAGCAAG ctacCTATACTTCAGAAACATGGAATAACCCATGTAATATGCATACGGCAAAACATTGAAGCAAATTTTATTAAACCAAACTTCCAACAGTTATTTAG GTATTTAGTCTTGGATATTGCAGATAATCCAGTGGAAAATATAATACGATTTTTCCCTATG actaAAGAATTTATTGATGGAAGTTTACAAAGTGGAG gaAAAGTTCTTGTCCATGGAAATGCAGGGATTTCTAGAAG tgctgcctTAGTTATTGCATACATAATGGAAACGTTTGGGGTGAAGTACAG GGATGCGTTTACTTATGTTCAAGAAAGAAGATTCTGTATTAATCCTAATGCTGGATTTGTCCATCAActtcag GAATATGAAGCCATCTATCTAGCAAAATTAACCATCCAGATGATGTCACCACTGCAGTTGGAGAGATCGCTCTCTGTTCCACCTGGTACTACAG gaAGTTTAAAGCGAATGCATGAGGAGGATGAAGAACTTGGAAACATGCAAGTGGCAGCAGCACAGAATGGATGA
- the GNPNAT1 gene encoding glucosamine 6-phosphate N-acetyltransferase isoform X1 → MASLRTPVAAMMPVATVMPDDTPMFDPNILHELDWSENMAPFSPAISPLDPGDGLVMRPLCTADLNRGFFKVLGQLTETGVVSPEQFIKTFEHMKRSGDYYVTVIEDTNLGQIVATATLVIEHKFTHSCAKRGRIEDVVVSGECRGKQLGKLLTSTLTLLSKRLNCYKITLECLPKNVAFYKKFGYSVSEENYMFQRFFN, encoded by the exons ATGGCCTCCTTAAG AACACCTGTTGCAGCCATGATGCCTGTTGCAACTGTGATGCCTGACGACACACCAATGTTTGACCCAAATATCCTCCACGAACTTGACTGGAGTGAGAACATGGCACCGTTTTCTCCTGCTATTTCTCCTTTAGATCCAGGAGATGGCCTGGTTATGAGACCACTTTGCACAGCTGATTTAAACCGAG GCTTTTTTAAGGTTCTGGGTCAGCTGACTGAAACCGGAGTTGTAAGCCCAGAGCAGTTTATCA AAACATTTGAACACATGAAGAGATCTGGAGATTACTATGTTACTGTTATAGAAGATACAAATCTTGGACAGATTGTTGCTACAGCAACGCTGGTTATAGAACACAAGTTCACTCACTCCTGTGCAAAG AGAGGAAGGATAGAAGATGTAGTAGTAAGCGGGGAATGCAGAGGAAAGCAGCTTGGTAAACT ATTAACATCCACCCTTACATTGCTCAGTAAGAGACTGAACTGTTACAAAATTACTCTTGAGTGTCTGCCAAAAAATGTGGCTTTCTATAAGAAGTTTGGCTATTCTGTGTCTGAAGAAAACTACATGTTTCAACGgttctttaattaa
- the GNPNAT1 gene encoding glucosamine 6-phosphate N-acetyltransferase isoform X2, protein MMPVATVMPDDTPMFDPNILHELDWSENMAPFSPAISPLDPGDGLVMRPLCTADLNRGFFKVLGQLTETGVVSPEQFIKTFEHMKRSGDYYVTVIEDTNLGQIVATATLVIEHKFTHSCAKRGRIEDVVVSGECRGKQLGKLLTSTLTLLSKRLNCYKITLECLPKNVAFYKKFGYSVSEENYMFQRFFN, encoded by the exons ATGATGCCTGTTGCAACTGTGATGCCTGACGACACACCAATGTTTGACCCAAATATCCTCCACGAACTTGACTGGAGTGAGAACATGGCACCGTTTTCTCCTGCTATTTCTCCTTTAGATCCAGGAGATGGCCTGGTTATGAGACCACTTTGCACAGCTGATTTAAACCGAG GCTTTTTTAAGGTTCTGGGTCAGCTGACTGAAACCGGAGTTGTAAGCCCAGAGCAGTTTATCA AAACATTTGAACACATGAAGAGATCTGGAGATTACTATGTTACTGTTATAGAAGATACAAATCTTGGACAGATTGTTGCTACAGCAACGCTGGTTATAGAACACAAGTTCACTCACTCCTGTGCAAAG AGAGGAAGGATAGAAGATGTAGTAGTAAGCGGGGAATGCAGAGGAAAGCAGCTTGGTAAACT ATTAACATCCACCCTTACATTGCTCAGTAAGAGACTGAACTGTTACAAAATTACTCTTGAGTGTCTGCCAAAAAATGTGGCTTTCTATAAGAAGTTTGGCTATTCTGTGTCTGAAGAAAACTACATGTTTCAACGgttctttaattaa
- the STYX gene encoding serine/threonine/tyrosine-interacting protein isoform X3, translating into MRREMQEILPGLFLGPYSSAMKSKLPILQKHGITHVICIRQNIEANFIKPNFQQLFRYLVLDIADNPVENIIRFFPMTKEFIDGSLQSGGKVLVHGNAGISRSAALVIAYIMETFGVKYRDAFTYVQERRFCINPNAGFVHQLQEYEAIYLAKLTIQMMSPLQLERSLSVPPGTTGSLKRMHEEDEELGNMQVAAAQNG; encoded by the exons ATGAGAAGAGAGATGCAG GAAATTTTACCTGGGTTATTTTTAGGCCCATATTCTTCAGCTATGAAAAGCAAG ctacCTATACTTCAGAAACATGGAATAACCCATGTAATATGCATACGGCAAAACATTGAAGCAAATTTTATTAAACCAAACTTCCAACAGTTATTTAG GTATTTAGTCTTGGATATTGCAGATAATCCAGTGGAAAATATAATACGATTTTTCCCTATG actaAAGAATTTATTGATGGAAGTTTACAAAGTGGAG gaAAAGTTCTTGTCCATGGAAATGCAGGGATTTCTAGAAG tgctgcctTAGTTATTGCATACATAATGGAAACGTTTGGGGTGAAGTACAG GGATGCGTTTACTTATGTTCAAGAAAGAAGATTCTGTATTAATCCTAATGCTGGATTTGTCCATCAActtcag GAATATGAAGCCATCTATCTAGCAAAATTAACCATCCAGATGATGTCACCACTGCAGTTGGAGAGATCGCTCTCTGTTCCACCTGGTACTACAG gaAGTTTAAAGCGAATGCATGAGGAGGATGAAGAACTTGGAAACATGCAAGTGGCAGCAGCACAGAATGGATGA
- the STYX gene encoding serine/threonine/tyrosine-interacting protein isoform X2 — translation MELAKPAFPALPQAKEDSEDWTYPMRREMQLPILQKHGITHVICIRQNIEANFIKPNFQQLFRYLVLDIADNPVENIIRFFPMTKEFIDGSLQSGGKVLVHGNAGISRSAALVIAYIMETFGVKYRDAFTYVQERRFCINPNAGFVHQLQEYEAIYLAKLTIQMMSPLQLERSLSVPPGTTGSLKRMHEEDEELGNMQVAAAQNG, via the exons gattgGACCTATCCCATGAGAAGAGAGATGCAG ctacCTATACTTCAGAAACATGGAATAACCCATGTAATATGCATACGGCAAAACATTGAAGCAAATTTTATTAAACCAAACTTCCAACAGTTATTTAG GTATTTAGTCTTGGATATTGCAGATAATCCAGTGGAAAATATAATACGATTTTTCCCTATG actaAAGAATTTATTGATGGAAGTTTACAAAGTGGAG gaAAAGTTCTTGTCCATGGAAATGCAGGGATTTCTAGAAG tgctgcctTAGTTATTGCATACATAATGGAAACGTTTGGGGTGAAGTACAG GGATGCGTTTACTTATGTTCAAGAAAGAAGATTCTGTATTAATCCTAATGCTGGATTTGTCCATCAActtcag GAATATGAAGCCATCTATCTAGCAAAATTAACCATCCAGATGATGTCACCACTGCAGTTGGAGAGATCGCTCTCTGTTCCACCTGGTACTACAG gaAGTTTAAAGCGAATGCATGAGGAGGATGAAGAACTTGGAAACATGCAAGTGGCAGCAGCACAGAATGGATGA